The sequence CGTTGGAGGCCTTCGACGGCGGCCATTGGGGCAAGAAATATCCGTCGATCGCGCAGGGCTGGCGGCGCAATTGGGAGCAGGTCATCCCGTTTTTCGCCTTTCCGATCGCGGTACGGCGGATCATCTACACGACGAACGCCATAGAATCCTTGAACGCGAAGCTGCGGCGCGCCGTGCGGACGAGAGGGCATTTTCCGACTGACGATGCGGCGATGAAGCTCCTCTATCTCGTCTTGCGCCAAGTCGCCGGGGAGTGGAAAATGGCGCCGCGCGAATGGTGCGAGGCGAAAAATCAATTCGCCATCATGTTCGACGATCGCTTCGTCGCGGCGTGATGGAAACCCGGCCCCGCACACAAGATTCCTGACAGTCCCATCTCGCGCAGCAGCAGCAGCACGCCGCCATCGAAGGATAGGAGGCCGCCGTAGAATTTGGCGACGACGGTCTTGCCGGAAACAGGTGACAGGCCGGAAAGCGGCAGGGTAGAATCGTTCATGGCGGGCGTGGCGGCTTCGAAATGGCGCGAGTTGGCTTCGACAACCGAATTCTACGCTAAATCAAAGCTCTGCACCACTCCCGCCAACCTCCAGTGAATTTTTCGGGCTAGTGGCGACTAGGCTCAGGACCTATTAATTTGGAGTGAGGCGTGATTCAAGGTCTCCGAAATGGAGGCTTTGATGGGTGATTTGTTTTTGCTGAGCGAAGCGGAGATGGCGCGAATTTCCCCTCACTTTCCCTTGGCGCACGGCGTGCCGCGGGTGGACGACCGCCGCGTGGTCAGCGGGATCGTCTAGGTCATCAAGAATGGCCTGCAATGGAAGGACGCCCCGAAGGAGTATGGGCCGCCCAAGACGCTCTACAATCGCTTCATCCGTTGGAGCCGGCTCGGCGTCTTCGATCGTATCTTCGCCGCGCTCGCGGGAGAAGGGCCGAAGCCGGAGCGGATCATGATCGACTCCACTCATCTGAAAGCGCATCGGACGGCGGCGAGCCTCCTAAAAAAGGGGCTCTTTCCCGCTGTATCGGCCGCACGAAAGGCGGGCTGAACTCCAAGCTCCACGTCGTTTGCGACGGCGCCGGCAAGCCGCTTGTCATGATGCTGACCGAAGGGCAGATGAGCGATCACAAAGGCGCGAGGCTGATGCTCGACGCGCTGCCGCCGTCCTCGGCCCTGATCGCAGATCGCGGCTACGACAGCGACTGGTTTCGGCGAGCGCTCGCGGAACGCGGGACCGAGCCCTGCATTCCGCCGACAAAGAGCCGTAAGAAGCCTCTCGATTACGACAAGGCGCTCTACCGGCAACGTCATAAGATCGAGAACCTCTTCGCCAAGCTCAAAGACTGGCGGCGCATCGCCACCCGTTACGATCGATGCGCGCACGCCTTCTTCTCCGCCATATGCATCGCCGCCGCTGTCGCCTTCTATCTCAATCAATGAGTCCTGAGCCTAGCGTGACCCTCCCGTCGCGAAGAAATGCGAAGACGACCACGATGACCAGAATGATGGCGATCAGCAGGGCGAGCTCAAGCTCGTGGAGTGAATTGCGGATCGTCAGCGTTCTATCTTGAACGATGTCGATCTGCAAATCCGCGGGCAACGCTTGTGAGAGGGCTGGCATGAGCGCGCGCACCCGATCGACGGTCTCGACTATATTGGCGCCGGAAACCGAATGGCCGAGTTCCTCGACCGCGATTTGGACCGAGAATGGAACGAAGCCAAATTCGCTACGCTGAGGTAAGGACTCGCACAGTTCCGCTCGAGCGGCGTCGTTCTGCAAACGTCGCCGGAAACGACAGCTTGAAGATCGCGCCGCCACCTGGCGTGTCGTCGACGAAGATATGTCCGCGCAGCTTTTCCATTAGCTCTCGAGCTATGGCGAGGCCGAGACCCGAACCGGGAGTTGTTTCTGTTCTCCGACAAAATGGCTCGAAGATCGTTTCGCGGTCCTCGAGCGGCACGCCGTCGCCGTGATCAATCACGCTGACCTCGGCGTCGACGTCGACGCGGACCAGCACGGTTCCGCCTCTCGGTTCGGCGCGCAACGCATTATCAAGCAGATTAGCGACAACGCATTCGATCGCGCGGCGGTCCCCGAGGACGAGGACGTGATCGGCGTCGCAGTCGAATTCGATTCTGCGGTCGAGGCGCAGCGCCAGCGGCGTGTGATCGGCGACGACCTGACTGACGACATCGACGAGATCGACGCTCTGATCGGTCGAGACGTGCTTCTCCTCGATCCGCGCATTGATCAGCAATTGCTCGATGATCGCCTGAATGCGGGTCGCGTCGCGCATCAGATCGAGCTTGAAGCTCGGCTCCTCTGAATTCTCGAGACGCGCCCGCATGACGGCGACAGGCGTTCGCAGTTCGTGCGCGGCATTGGCCGTGAAGCGGCGCATGCGCGTCACGCTCGCGTCGAGACGCGCGAGCGCGCCGTTCATCGCCGAGATGATCGGGCGCACCTCCTCGGGCATGTCGGAGTCGTCGATTGCTTGGCCGAGCGAATCGAGATCGATGCGGGCCGCTTGCGTCGTCGCGCGGCGCAATGGGATGAGCGCGCGCCGCACGCCGATGAAGATCAGCAAAGCGGAGAGGCCCCATCCGACCGCGAAGACAACAGCGCCGAACAAGCGATCCTCGATCACGAAATGAAACAGGTCCGGCCATCGGAATTCGAAGCCCTGCGCGGCGACGAATATCTTCTTGTCGGGCGTCGTCGACAGCTCGACCATTCCCCAATGCGCGGGCTCCGAGCCGGCGCTCGACAAAAAGCGCATCTGCCGCATGCCATTGTCTCTCGCGAGCGCGAGGCGCGGGAGAAGCTCCGGCGCGGAGCCTTCCATCACGCCGGAGCCTTCGCGCGGCGCGGCGGCGAATCGAAGGGCGGGATTCTCGACGAGGCGCGCGCGCAGCGTCGGCGTCGGCTCGATGCGCGAACCGCCGTCCGGCGCAGGGACGATCGAGTCGACGACGAGATCGCGTATGCGCAAGAATGTATAGTGCTCGAGAGCGGCATCATTGTCGACGTGCAGAGTCGAGGTCAGAAAGGCGACGACGAACCACGGTCCGAACGCCGCCAGAAATTGCGCCAAGGAGAGATATGCGACGAGCCGCAGCGTCAGCGACCGACGCCTTCTCATTCGCGCTTCTCGGCGATCATATATCCGACGCCTCGCGACGTGTGGATTTCGACGCCCGCGCCGGCCTCGTCTAGTCGCGCGCGCAGGCGCGAGACGAGAATGGTCAGCGCATGCGGCTGGATTTCCTCCTCGAGGCCATAGATTTCGGCCATCAGCATATGCCGGCGCACCACACGCTCGGCGCGACGGATCAGCGCCTCCAGCAGCGCAGTCTCACGGCGTTGCAATTGGATGGCGCGTCGCTCGACCTGCGCCGTGCCCGAGTCGAGATCGAAGGTCAGCGCGCCAATCGACACGCGCGGGGCGGGGGCTCCGCCCGCGCGGCGCAGGCTGGCGCGGATGCGCGCCAGCAGCTCATCCAGGCTGAAAGGCTTGATCAGATAGTCGTCGGCGCCGGCGTTGAGCCCCTCGACGCGATCGTCGATCGCGTCGAGAGCGGTCAGCATCAGCACGCGGCTCTCGGGCTGCTTCTCGCGCACGATCCTCATGAGCGATAGACCATCGCCATCGGGCAGCCGTCGGTCCAGCAGAACGGCGGAAAAAGGCTCGTCTTCGAGCAGCGCTAGAGCGTCGCCTATGGTTCCGACGCTATCGACCGCGAAACCGGCCTGAGACACCTTTTTGGCTATCTGATACGCCAGCTCCTTCTGGTCTTCGACCACGAGGATCCGCATCGGCGCCGCTCCTTGCCGTTCCCCGGCGCGATATGGCCACGTCTGTGTCGAAATTGCAACAGGCGCGGTTTTTTTTGCGGGCACGGCGGCTCGGAAACGTTGGCGAGACATTGCATCGGGCAGGGGAGAGCGGCGGCGCCTCCGGGCGCACCCGGGGAGGAAGAAAGATGACGCGAGGCAGCCCTGCGCGACGGGCGAACTCCGGCGCGTTGGCGGCGTGGATCGGGGTCTGCGTCTTCGCGCTTCAGGCGCTCTTGCTCTCTTTCCATGCGCGGGCCGAAACCT comes from Methylosinus sp. H3A and encodes:
- a CDS encoding efflux RND transporter permease subunit, yielding MQNDAARAELCESLPQRSEFGFVPFSVQIAVEELGHSVSGANIVETVDRVRALMPALSQALPADLQIDIVQDRTLTIRNSLHELELALLIAIILVIVVVFAFLRDGRVTLGSGLID
- a CDS encoding HAMP domain-containing sensor histidine kinase, yielding MRRRRSLTLRLVAYLSLAQFLAAFGPWFVVAFLTSTLHVDNDAALEHYTFLRIRDLVVDSIVPAPDGGSRIEPTPTLRARLVENPALRFAAAPREGSGVMEGSAPELLPRLALARDNGMRQMRFLSSAGSEPAHWGMVELSTTPDKKIFVAAQGFEFRWPDLFHFVIEDRLFGAVVFAVGWGLSALLIFIGVRRALIPLRRATTQAARIDLDSLGQAIDDSDMPEEVRPIISAMNGALARLDASVTRMRRFTANAAHELRTPVAVMRARLENSEEPSFKLDLMRDATRIQAIIEQLLINARIEEKHVSTDQSVDLVDVVSQVVADHTPLALRLDRRIEFDCDADHVLVLGDRRAIECVVANLLDNALRAEPRGGTVLVRVDVDAEVSVIDHGDGVPLEDRETIFEPFCRRTETTPGSGLGLAIARELMEKLRGHIFVDDTPGGGAIFKLSFPATFAERRRSSGTVRVLTSA
- a CDS encoding response regulator transcription factor; translated protein: MRILVVEDQKELAYQIAKKVSQAGFAVDSVGTIGDALALLEDEPFSAVLLDRRLPDGDGLSLMRIVREKQPESRVLMLTALDAIDDRVEGLNAGADDYLIKPFSLDELLARIRASLRRAGGAPAPRVSIGALTFDLDSGTAQVERRAIQLQRRETALLEALIRRAERVVRRHMLMAEIYGLEEEIQPHALTILVSRLRARLDEAGAGVEIHTSRGVGYMIAEKRE